One Roseomonas sp. OT10 DNA window includes the following coding sequences:
- a CDS encoding DMT family transporter: MPGLALSVLLAIGAGVSIVVQQVLNSNLRTALNSAAWSGFVSYFVGVACMALLALALRDPLPSAGVAARIPWWAWSGGLFGAIFIGLSILLVPQLGAATFLALLVTGQMLAAVTFDHFGWLGLAQRPVDLPRLLGVALLIGGVVLIRR; encoded by the coding sequence ATCGGCGCGGGGGTGAGCATCGTGGTGCAGCAGGTGCTGAACAGCAACCTGCGGACCGCGCTGAACTCCGCCGCCTGGTCGGGCTTCGTGAGCTACTTCGTCGGGGTCGCCTGCATGGCGTTGCTCGCGCTTGCCTTGCGCGACCCCCTTCCCTCGGCCGGCGTGGCGGCCCGGATTCCGTGGTGGGCCTGGAGCGGCGGGCTGTTCGGCGCGATCTTCATCGGGCTCTCCATCCTGCTCGTGCCGCAGCTCGGGGCGGCGACCTTCCTCGCCCTGCTCGTCACGGGGCAGATGCTCGCCGCCGTGACCTTCGACCACTTCGGCTGGCTCGGCCTCGCACAGCGCCCGGTGGACCTGCCCCGCCTGCTCGGCGTCGCGTTGCTGATCGGCGGCGTCGTCCTCATCCGCCGCTAG